From a region of the Fischerella sp. JS2 genome:
- a CDS encoding MFS transporter produces MTTKTFQTIPRNVWVLGFVSLLTDISSEMIHSVLPLFLVSALGANLLTVGWIEGIAESTASVLKVFSGALSDYLGQRKKLAVVGYGLSTLVKPLFALATSPAWVLMARFGDRVGKGIRVAPRDAIVADVTDSVNRGAAYGLRQSLDTIGAFTGPLLAFMLMSFSGQNFRLVFWLAVLPGILAVVLLATGVREPGNRNHQRQNNPLHWSALQSLGKSYWVLVAVALLFNLGNSSDAFLLLQAQQAGVSASLVPLALVVMNIAYSLSAYPVGLLSDHIGRLGLLVGGFCVYALAYLGFAFVDTPWQVWGLFGLYGLHQGMSQGILLALVADRVPSHLRGTAFGLINLATGVALLPASLLGGVLWQTISPKATFIAGSMFALSAIALLLVFEGGRRKSVNRY; encoded by the coding sequence GTGACAACAAAAACTTTTCAAACCATCCCCCGTAATGTTTGGGTTTTGGGATTTGTCAGCTTGTTAACTGATATTAGTTCCGAGATGATCCATTCGGTGTTGCCGTTATTTTTAGTTTCGGCATTAGGAGCAAATTTACTAACAGTTGGGTGGATTGAGGGAATTGCAGAATCAACTGCTTCTGTACTGAAAGTTTTTTCAGGAGCCTTAAGTGATTATTTAGGACAGCGTAAGAAATTGGCTGTTGTTGGTTATGGATTATCTACCTTAGTTAAACCCCTGTTCGCATTGGCAACTAGTCCTGCTTGGGTATTGATGGCTCGTTTTGGCGATCGCGTTGGTAAGGGAATTCGTGTAGCTCCCCGCGATGCAATAGTAGCAGATGTTACCGATAGCGTTAATCGTGGAGCTGCCTACGGTTTGCGGCAATCTTTAGACACCATCGGCGCATTCACTGGGCCATTACTTGCATTCATGTTGATGTCTTTTTCAGGACAGAACTTTCGTCTAGTTTTCTGGTTAGCAGTGCTTCCCGGTATTTTAGCGGTAGTTCTTTTAGCAACTGGTGTGCGCGAACCTGGCAATAGAAATCATCAAAGACAGAATAATCCTCTACATTGGTCTGCTTTGCAAAGTTTGGGTAAAAGCTACTGGGTGCTAGTTGCGGTTGCATTACTATTTAATCTCGGTAACTCTAGCGATGCTTTTTTATTGCTGCAAGCGCAGCAAGCTGGAGTATCCGCCTCACTAGTACCACTCGCCCTAGTTGTAATGAATATAGCTTACTCTCTCAGTGCCTATCCAGTAGGATTGCTATCTGACCACATTGGTAGATTGGGGCTGCTAGTGGGTGGATTTTGTGTGTATGCGTTGGCATATTTAGGTTTTGCATTTGTTGATACTCCTTGGCAGGTGTGGGGACTATTTGGGCTGTATGGGCTGCATCAGGGCATGAGTCAGGGCATATTGTTAGCACTGGTAGCAGATAGAGTTCCGTCCCATCTACGGGGTACTGCTTTTGGGTTAATTAATTTGGCTACTGGTGTAGCGCTCTTACCAGCTAGCCTATTAGGAGGTGTTTTGTGGCAAACAATCAGTCCAAAAGCAACTTTCATTGCTGGAAGTATGTTCGCTTTGAGTGCGATCGCATTACTGCTGGTATTTGAAGGCGGAAGACGGAAATCAGTAAATAGATATTAA